A part of Syngnathus acus chromosome 20, fSynAcu1.2, whole genome shotgun sequence genomic DNA contains:
- the LOC119138972 gene encoding clavesin-1-like, with product MFAAMTARHRRDAPMSQLLASLSADVTEKARLELNENPNTLHQNIQQVRDMIVTRPDIGFLRTDDDFILRFLRARKFDPVETFRLLAQYFQFRQQNLDMFQSFKVDDPGIKRALMDGFPGVLENPDQHGRKILILFASNWDQSRNSFTDILRAILLSLEVLIEKPELQINGFVLIIDWSNFSFKQASKLTPNILKLAIEGLQDSFPARFGGIHFVNQPWYIYAMFTIIKPFLKDKTRKRIFLHGNNLNSLHQLIQPECLPSEFGGTLPPYDMGMWARTLLGPDYMDETEYTLTYDALHVRENCGGGADKELMKRSQSVVNPATLRQTDRDTSTPLLALD from the exons ATGTTCGCCGCCATGACAGCACGCCACAGGAGGGATGCACC GATGTCACAGCTCCTGGCGAGCCTCAGCGCCGACGTCACCGAGAAGGCTCGGCTTGAGCTCAACGAAAACCCCAACACCCTACACCAGAACATACAACAG GTGCGTGACATGATCGTGACTCGTCCAGACATCGGCTTCTTGCGTACAGACGACGACTTCATCCTTCGCTTCCTCCGAGCGCGCAAGTTTGACCCGGTGGAGACATTCCGGCTGCTAGCGCAATACTTTCAGTTCCGACAGCAGAACCTCGACATGTTCCAGAGCTTCAAG gtggACGACCCCGGCATCAAGCGAGCGTTGATGGACGGCTTCCCAGGCGTTCTGGAGAACCCAGACCAACACGGCCGAAAGATCCTCATCCTTTTTGCCTCCAACTGGGACCAGAGCAG GAACTCGTTCACAGACATCTTGCGGGCCATCCTTCTCTCGCTGGAGGTTCTGATTGAGAAGCCCGAGCTGCAAATCAACGGCTTTGTGCTCATCATTGACTGGAGCAACTTTTCCTTCAAGCAGGCCTCCAAACTCACGCCCAACATCCTCAAGCTAGCCATCGAAGGCCTGCAG GACAGCTTCCCGGCCCGTTTCGGAGGGATCCATTTTGTCAACCAGCCGTGGTACATTTACGCCATGTTCACCATCATCAAGCCTTTCCTCAAAGACAAAACCAGGAAACGG ATTTTTCTCCACGGAAACAACCTGAACTCGCTCCATCAGCTCATTCAGCCCGAGTGTCTGCCGTCCGAGTTCGGGGGTACGCTTCcgccgtacgacatgggtATGTGGGCGCGCACCCTGCTGGGTCCTGACTATATGGACGAAACCGAGTACACACTCACCTATGACGCCCTGCACGTCCGAGAGAACTGCGGGGGAGGTGCGGACAAGGAGCTCATGAAGAG GTCTCAGTCGGTGGTCAATCCCGCCACGCTGCGACAGACGGACAGAGACACCAGCACTCCGCTATTGGCCCTGGACTGa